In Silene latifolia isolate original U9 population chromosome X, ASM4854445v1, whole genome shotgun sequence, the following proteins share a genomic window:
- the LOC141623677 gene encoding uncharacterized protein LOC141623677, with translation MSSSSTSSSSSSTTAISISLHSTRHTFRGIHHSLRRNLVFPTAAIGGRLRYTSVRAASGSSGRSRRAYRESQAQNPLPIGPVKEFATAVAPAGVFLALSFVLWKLVGKVLLPKPQKFTTSENKPSTPETKWSFAPGSNLFKNLSQMIERDSKLKLDDFARELRSFRIVDMSGRNFGDDGLIFLAESLAYNKAVEEVDFSANGITAAGLKAFDGILQSNFFLKTLNLSGNPIGDEGAKCLCEILVSNTGLQKLQLNSTGLGDEGAKAIAELLRKNSNLTAIELNNNTIDYSGFASISGALLENSTIRALHLNGNYGGALGVAALAKGLEGNKSVSELHLHGNAMGNEGVRSLMLGLSARKGRMTLLDISNNEIGSRGAFHIAEYVKKTKSLLWLNVYMNDIGDEGAEKIADALKQNRSITTIDLGGNNIHARGITCIAEILKDNNVITTLEIAYNPFGPDGAKAISEVLKFHGNVKTLKLGWCQIGRQGAEFIADMIKYNTTISTLDLRANGLMDDGAVCLAQSLKVVNEALTSVDLGFNEIRDTGAFAIAQALKANEDVALTSINLSSNFITKLGQSALTDASDHVMEMNGKEVAVFF, from the exons ATGagttcatcttcaacctcatcttcatcttcttcaaccACAGCAATTTCTATCTCATTGCATTCTACACGGCACACATTTCGAGGTATCCACCACTCTTTGCGCCGGAATTTGGTTTTTCCAACGGCTGCAATTGGAGGACGTTTAAGATACACGTCCGTCAGAGCCGCCTCCGGGTCGTCGGGTCGAAGCCGCAGAGCCTACCGTGAGTCTCAGGCCCAAAACCCGCTTCCTATTGGCCCTGTTAAGGAATTTGCCACTGCTGTTGCGCCTGCCGGAGTATTCCTCGCCCTCTCTTTCG TTCTATGGAAGCTGGTTGGTAAAGTCCTTTTGCCGAAGCCCCAAAAGTTTACTACTTCAGAAAATAAACCTTCTACCCCTGAGACGAAGTGGTCATTTGCTCCTGGCAGTAACTTGTTTAAAAATCTAAGCCAGATGATTGAGAGAGATTCAAAGTTGAAACTTGATGACTTTGCTAGAGAACTGAGGTCATTCAGAATAGTGGACATGTCAG GTCGTAACTTCGGTGATGATGGTCTGATTTTTCTTGCAGAGAGCTTGGCATACAACAAG GCTGTAGAAGAAGTGGATTTTTCTGCTAATGGAATAACGGCAGCTGGTTTGAAAGCTTTTGACGGCATTCTTCAATCAAATTTCTTCTTGAAGACATTAAATCTTTCTGGAAATCCCATTGGAGATGAAGGAGCAAAG TGCTTGTGCGAAATACTAGTTAGTAATACTGGTCTCCAGAAGCTGCAATTGAACAGTACTGGGTTGGGAGATGAG GGTGCGAAGGCTATTGCAGAGTTGCTAAGGAAAAATTCAAATTTGACTGCTATTGAGCTAAATAACAACACCATTGATTATTCT GGTTTTGCAAGTATTTCCGGAGCACTACTGGAGAATAGCACCATTCGAGCTTTACATCTCAA TGGGAATTATGGTGGTGCTTTAGGAGTTGCTGCGTTGGCTAAGGGGCTTGAGGGGAACAAGTCCGTAAGC GAACTTCACTTGCATGGAAATGCTATGGGAAATGAAGGAGTCCGGTCTTTGATGTTAGGCTTATCAGCTCGTAAAG GAAGAATGACACTATTGGATATCAGCAACAATGAAATTGGCTCAAGAGGGGCCTTTCATATTGCAGAGTACGTGAAAAAGACAAAGAGCTTGTTATGGTTgaatgtttacatgaatgacattgGAGATGAG GGGGCGGAAAAAATTGCTGATGCACTTAAGCAAAATCGCTCAATTACTACCATTGACTTG GGAGGCAATAACATACATGCTAGAGGTATCACTTGCATTGCCGAGATCTTGAAAGACAATAATGTCATCACAACC TTGGAGATTGCCTATAATCCTTTTGGACCTGATGGAGCTAAGGCCATATCCGAGGTTCTCAAGTTTCATGGAAATGTTAAAACCCTGAAGCTTGGATGGTGTCAG ATTGGACGACAAGGAGCAGAGTTCATTGCCGACATGATAAAGTACAATACCACCATATCTACACTCGACTTGCGTGCAAATGGTTTGATGGACGAT GGTGCCGTTTGTCTAGCCCAGAGCCTGAAAGTGGTGAACGAGGCCTTGACGTCGGTAGATTTGGGCTTTAACGAAATAAGA GATACTGGGGCGTTTGCAATAGCACAAGCACTGAAAGCTAACGAAGATGTTGCGCTTACGTCAATTAACCTTTCAAGCAACTTTATTACAAAACTTGGACAG